One window from the genome of Dermacentor silvarum isolate Dsil-2018 chromosome 5, BIME_Dsil_1.4, whole genome shotgun sequence encodes:
- the LOC119453766 gene encoding uncharacterized protein LOC119453766: MSKALLASINRRGYKGWRTSRMCIPCTKDSSTRCQLLERCHDFNEILLDAGLELREDSLGKHSGDVCIGVVRASSCGHVFSSCKDLRKRRALKLVKYLLSKHHCITALELNSNARQSRSLLVVLKNCRSLKSLTVCTVDRTKDAAFLTKVINSFFQLDELAFKAYHCDREWNWRTTHIRENSLNLYVHRLTTLNVTDLQMSFEEASRFTGTLIQNNTITDLTVGCCVFDDHSELFAQYLGKKDSTLRKLTLKSMAEFYTYVSLATLVEAMCKMTSLEELNVDILLCCENLVRTVALFARMATTSKTLRRLRLPSTVYNYCRSCASYHTAYIDPNSAQCMQPWLAALQSSEFVLSELCIDLRGFSEVECHAFFYAVADNSILSSVTVNTIDHGQRINYICGTIWYCNLVDRVTIKDLYIDQENIKVILYCPEITTATIGVSHLVCKEGNLLPVRWALKVISHCLHITSLRVNCDRFDRTAFSALAACLRGPSALTDVDIDLGSRWTEVAEEERRDVEAKLVSSLASNTNLARLSLRGALLSSNDLNLLADGARKSRYLTDFYLNPACISGDVNGGSCTWHAAERLNTVPVYTNIVLATMQDIMRHNIALVEAAVKYVLSEGETDTGARVVEVMRSHPRFLELVLEATGGSKTKAKMMIRRALQRVRRISLHEFMRLAGVVREKVQCLDSLGAGTQLCHLSVDCWLHIRSFLKIADVVQA; encoded by the exons ATGTCGAAGGCGCTGCTGGCATCCATCAATCGCAGAGGTTACAAGGGATGGCGCACCTCTCGTATGTGCATTCCTTGCACAAAGGACAGTAGTACCAGATGTCAGCTGCTGGAGCGTTGTCATGATTTCAACGAGATCCTTTTAGATGCTGGCCTCGAGCTGCGTGAGGATAGCCTAGGGAAACACAGTGGTGATGTCTGCATTGGAGTCGTCCGAGCAAGCAGTTGCGGGCACGTCTTTAGCTCATGCAAGGACTTGCGCAAGAGGCGTGCACTGAAGCTCGTCAAATATCTACTCTCCAAACACCATTGCATCACAGCATTGGAACTGAACAGCAACGCGAGGCAAAGCCGTTCTCTGcttgtggtgttgaaaaattgtcgCTCTCTTAAAAGCCTCACTGTCTGTACAGTAGATAGAACAAAGGATGCAGCTTTCCTGACCAAGGTGATCAACTCGTTCTTCCAGCTCGATGAACTGGCCTTCAAAGCTTACCACTGCGATAGAGAGTGGAATTGGCGTACTACACACATTCGTGAGAATTCGCTCAACTTATATGTGCATCGTCTGACAACGCTCAACGTGACAGACCTTCAAATGTCCTTCGAAGAGGCAAGCCGATTCACCGGCACGCTGATACAGAACAACACCATTACTGATCTCACTGTAGGATGCTGTGTGTTCGATGACCACAGTGAACTATTCGCCCAGTACCTTGGGAAGAAAGACTCCACACTGCGGAAACTTACCCTGAAGTCTATGGCTGAATTCTACACCTATGTTAGTCTGGCGACACTGGTTGAAGCCATGTGCAAGATGACGTCACTGGAGGAACTAAATGTGGACATTCTTCTGTGCTGCGAAAACTT agtacGTACAGTCGCCCTCTTCGCCAGAATGGCCACAACTAGCAAGACCTTGCGTCGCCTCAGACTGCCTTCGACGGTCTACAACTACTGCAGATCATGCGCTAGCTACCACACTGCGTACATAGATCCCAATTCTGCACAATGCATGCAACCCTGGCTTGCAGCCCTGCAGAGCTCAGAGTTTGTGCTGAGCGAGCTCTGCATCGACCTGCGGGGCTTCAGTGAAGTGGAGTGTCACGCATTTTTCTACGCAGTCGCAGACAACAGTATCCTTAGTTCAGTAACAGTTAATACCATTGACCACGGGCAGAGAATAAACTATATCTGTGGAACGATTTGGTATTGCAACCTCGTCGATCGAGTCACCATCAAGGATCTTTACATAGATCAAGAAAATATAAAAGTCATTTTGTATTGCCCGGAAATCACCACTGCAACCATCGGAGTAAGCCACCTAGTCTGCAAAGAAGGCAACCTACTGCCAGTCCGCTGGGCATTGAAAGTCATAAGTCATTGCCTTCACATTACGTCACTTCGGGTGAACTGTGACCGCTTTGATCGCACTGCCTTCTCTGCCTTGGCAGCGTGCCTGCGAGGCCCGTCTGCTCTCACAGATGTTGACATAGACCTGGGTTCTCGTTGGACTGAAGTTGCGGAAGAGGAGCGTCGAGACGTCGAGGCAAAGCTCGTGTCGTCGCTTGCCTCTAACACAAATCTTGCCAGACTAAGCCTTCGGGGAGCGCTACTGTCCAGCAACGACTTGAACCTACTCGCGGATGGTGCCCGCAAGAGTCGATACCTCACTGACTTCTATCTAAATCCAGCCTGCATCTCTGGTGACGTCAATGGTGGCAGCTGTACCTGGCATGCAGCTGAGCGGTTGAATACAGTGCCCGTGTACACGAACATCGTTCTGGCGACTATGCAG GACATCATGAGACACAACATCGCCCTCGTCGAGGCCGCAGTCAAGTATGTGCTAAGCGAGGGAGAAACTGACACGGGGGCGCGAGTCGTCGAAGTGATGCGCTCCCACCCACGTTTCCTCGAACTGGTACTAGAAGCCACTGGTGGTTCTAAAACCAAAGCCAAGATGATGATCAGGAGAGCACTCCAGCGTGTCCGCCGCATCAGCCTACACGAGTTCATGAGGCTGGCCGGAGTGGTGAGGGAAAAAGTGCAGTGTCTCGACAGTCTCGGTGCCGGAACACAGCTTTGTCACCTCAGTGTGGATTGCTGGCTTCACATTCGCAGCTTCCTGAAGATAGCGGACGTTGTGCAAGCCTAG